Sequence from the Rutidosis leptorrhynchoides isolate AG116_Rl617_1_P2 chromosome 3, CSIRO_AGI_Rlap_v1, whole genome shotgun sequence genome:
TCACTATATAAGATACCTTTAGGTGGTCTTCAGTTTACATATCGGAATAAGGCTGAAAATAAAATGAGTAAACTCGATCGATTTTTTGTTACAAATAATGTGCTTTCGGTAGTTGATGAATTGAAAGGTATCGTCATGCCTCGGGGTAGTTCAGACCATTCTCCCGTTTCTATTTTCCAAGAAAAGGTTGattttggaccgacttacttgAAAGTGTTTGCATCGTGGTTCGATAGGGCGGATTTTGAAGATACGGTAAGAAATGCTTGGGCAGTTATCAATGTTGATCAAAATCTGCCTTTCGTTTGTAAAATGAGAAGATTAAAAGGTAGACTCAAAACTTGGATCCTAAATGCTAGGCTACATGAAGCTAGCAGGCTAAAGGAAGCGATTGCTAAGATTGAAGAGATCGATGTTATGATAGATTCGGGTACAGCTACAAACGATGATGTTAGTGAACACAACTTTTTGTGTAATAAACGTGACGAGCTATCTAAGTTAAAATCTCTTGATCTTTTACAAAAGTCTCGAATTAAATGGGATATTGAGGGGACAAAAACTCTAAATTCTTTCACAATTCATTTAAACATAAACGTTTTCAACAACATCTCCAAGGTTTAATGGTGGATGGTACGTGGGTGTCCAACCCAACTGATATCAAGAACAAGTTTTTTGAGTTTTTCAAAAACAAGTTTGAGGAGTCAAACTCAAGTGCTCAATTTGTTAACatttgtcatacccccaaatagggccgggaaatatgacttcacaatatcacaacacaagtttgtataaacgagaacgactctaaatgagacgttttaattaaaaccaatgtattaaagcagcggaaagtattaattcattacatcaaatattttaatgcaataatatgaatgtaattatgcggactccaaaagcagcaaagtccaactagcaaataatctttagcaatcttcacctgagacaaaacatgcttaaagtgtcaaccaaaaatggttgagtgaacaacataggtttataatagtgtttagaccacaatatttagtt
This genomic interval carries:
- the LOC139901590 gene encoding uncharacterized protein, whose amino-acid sequence is MSKLLLFRLKSIWGNSQFDYAVTLSRGFFGGIISIWDPLAFVKECIWCDDNFLIIKGRWIREEVDVFMVNVYAPQSIVDKVAFWNKLSLFKASNVGDYILFGDWNVVRLESERCGSEFYPIDAQFFNDFIVQNSLYKIPLGGLQFTYRNKAENKMSKLDRFFVTNNVLSVVDELKGIVMPRGSSDHSPVSIFQEKVDFGPTYLKVFASWFDRADFEDTVRNAWAVINVDQNLPFVCKMRRLKGRLKTWILNARLHEASRLKEAIAKIEEIDVMIDSGTATNDDVSEHNFLCNKRDELSKLKSLDLLQKSRIKWDIEGTKTLNSFTIHLNINVFNNISKV